From the Vibrio vulnificus CMCP6 genome, the window TCAGACTTAGCAACCACTACTTGCCCTGTTGAACTTGTCAGCAACGAGCCATTCGGCAGAGGAATTGGCGAGCCGTTTGGTGTACCAATCCCAAGAATGGACACTCGAATCGCGGAGTTGGCAACAAGCTTCAATGCTGCCTGCAGTTCTTGATCATCAATATCATCACTTATAACGATGATATCGCCTTTCGCCGCTCCTGCTTTTTCAAGTTGTGCTTTGGCCAACACCAAGGCGCTTGTGAGGCGTGAACCTTGATAGGGCATGATGTCAGGCGATAGGTTCTGGATGAGATTCGCTAACGTCTGGCTGTCACTGGTCAGTGGGCTAAGTAAATAGGCATCGCCTGCATAAGCAATTAAGGCGGTATTGCCTTCTTTCCATTGCGGAAGTAGGTCGAGCGCCTTATATCTCGCCTGCTGTAAACGGCTTGGCGCAATGTCTTGCGCATACATGGATTGCGACATATCCATGACCAAAACCCGATTTTGATGGCTGTTGAAGCTGGGGCGCGTGGTGTGTTGCCAGCTTGGTGATGCCAGCGCAAGGATGGCGATAACCCAAGCGAGCAACCACAGTAGTATTGACCTGGCGTTTTTTGCACCTTTTGTTGGTGTTTGGCTAAGATGGGCTGCCACTGGGCCTTGCGATGCTTGCCTTTTAAAGCGCCAAAACAACCAAGCGACAGGTAGGACAATCAAACCGAATAGCCAGTTGGGCTTTAGAAAAATCAGTTCAGACATGATTTCTCCGTAATACAAACAATAAGATGGATAACACGAAAGCGAAACTCAAAGGATAAACAAACCACTCTTGTTGAGGGCGCCAAACTTGTGCGTCTTTAGAGACGGGTTCAAGCTGATTGATCGCTTGATAGATTGTCTGTAGCTCTTGCGCGTCGCGGGCTCGGAAGTATTGGCCACCCGTCATTGTGGCAACTTTCGTCAGTGTTTTTTCATCAAGATCTGCCGAGGTATTAACCTTGCGCGTCATGAAAAACTGCTTCACTTCCATTTCACCAGCGCCAATACCGATGGTGTAAATCTTCACGCCATATTTCTTGGCGATGTTTGCGGCTTCGATGGGGTCAAGTGTGCCAGCGGTGTTGCTGCCGTCACTGAGCAGAATGACCACCCGTTGCGGTGCCTCACTGTCGACAAAGGTTTTGGTGGCTAAAGCAAGTCCATCGCCAATTGCGGTTTTTTGCCCGATCAGGCCGATGATGGTCTGATTGAGTTGATTGGCTACGGTTTGTCTATCTGCGGTTAAAGGTGTTTGCAAATACGCATGATCAGCGAACAATACTAGGCCCAGTCTGTCACCTTGGCGCTGCTCAATGAACTGAGTCACCACGTTTTTGACGGCACTCAAGCGATCAATGTAATCGCCATCTTGCAAGATGTCTGCTTGCTGCATAGAGCCAGAGAGATCCACAACGAGCATGAGATCACGATACTCTGGGAAATGCTCAATAGGCTCACCAAACCACACTGGCCTTGCGGAAGCCACAATCAGGCTACACCAAATAAGTAAAGTAACCAGTTTGCTGAATTTGTTTTTTACGCCTGCGGCCTCAACCTCTTTCGGCAGATAGGCGAGGCGCAATGTGTTCTTGTCGCTGAGTTGTGGCAGCCATTGATAGGCCAAAAATGGCAATGGCAGCAGCAAAAACGCCCACCACCAAAGGAATTCAAACCCGTCAGCCACGCATACCTCGCTTAGGTGGGAGTGCTTTTTCCACCCAGACTAAACAATCATTGACCAGCTCACTGTCATGCTCACCGTGTTTGTTCTGATAGAGCGCTGCCTGCCATAATGGCATTTTGTCGCTAAAACGGGTTTCACCCAGTTGTAAGTCAAGAAATTGGTACCACTGCTCACCATGCAGCGACGCGATCGCTTCTCGTGGGTAATAACAAAGCGCGGCTTGCCTTAGCAGTTCGATGGCCGACGAAGGCGTATGCGGCGTGATGGGTTTAACAAACAATTTGAGTGCGGCACGCTTTGCTTTGAGACGTTTTTTTCGCCACAAAAAAAAGGCAGTTAAAAGCAGTAAAGCCACAACAACGCTGGCGAAAGAAGCCCACCATCCCCAAGCAAGAGGAAACCAAGATGGAACAGCAGGTAAAATCAGAGGTTGCAGCTCTAAAGGTGTTGAATTTGTTGTCATTATTATTACACGGATAATTGGTTGATAAGAGATTCAGCACTCGATAAGGTGCTGAACGGTATTCCATTACGATAACTTAACAGCCGTAAAGATTGTTGATGCTGGTCGAAGTTGTTCTTCAAAGCCAATTTTTGCTTTTTGGAACCGAAATCAAACCATCGAGAATGTTGACCATCACTGGCGAGCACGCTTCCTTGATAACGGGTTTCGCCCTGCTCTAACGGGTCATAAAGCTGTACCAGCCTCAAATTATTGTGTTGTCTAAGCTGTGTGATTTGGTTTAGCTCTTGCTCATTCATTTTGATGAAATCGCTGATAAAAATTATCTCACACCCTTTGGGTGACATCCGTTTAAGCCTCTCAATGCTTTGACTGAAAGGGAGGCGACTTTCAGTGGCTCGCCCCAACTGTTCATTATGACGTTGAGTCAATTGATTGAGAAAAGCCAAACCGTTACGCACTAAGGCTGATGGTTTATGTTCGAATAAGGTTTTGCCGTCGTCAATCATGGCGCCGAAGCGATCTTTTTTTGCCAGTGTCGTCCACAGAATTACACTGGCTAAATGCGCAGCTTGGACAGATTTGTAGACGTAACGCGAACCAAAAAACATACTGTTGTTGAGATCCAAATACAGGATCACCGCTTGTTCTTTGTCTTCGCTAAAGAGTTTGGTGTGTGCTTTACCAGTGCGGGCGGTGACTCGCCAATCGATACTGCGAATATCATCACCTTGTTGGTACTGGCGAACTTCTTCAAAATCCATCCCTCTCCCACGTACACGGCTAGCATGGCCACCGTTTAGATGTGACCAAACGCTGCGTGCAGGAGGGATCCAGCGCAAGGCTTGGCTTTGGTAGTAAAGCAACTCTTCTAGCGATAACGCCACGCCATTGCAATGAGGTGGCAATGTAACGGGGGTCATGGCTTAGGCGCTTCCCACTAAACTAATCAGCTTGTCGATCACTTGGTTGGCCGAAATCCCTTCAGCTTGAGCTCGGTAGGAGAGCAGCAAGCGATGTCTCAATACAGGATAAGCCATAGTTTGAATATCGCCCGGAGTGACATAGTCACGTCCATCTAACCAAGCATACGCTCGTGCACATCGGTCAAGGGCGATCGTTGCGCGAGGGCTGACTCCCATGCTAATCCATTCTGCAAGTTCGGCGTTGTAATGAGAAGGTTGGCGAGTGGCCATCACCAGTCGTACTAAATAGTGCTCAAGCGACTCGGCCATTTGAATATTCAACACTTCTTGACGAGCTGAAAAGATCTCTTGTTGTGTTAGTAAAGGCTTTTCAGGTGTCTGTTCACCTTTAGCTTCACCACGATTGATGCGCAAAATCGCCAGTTCATGAGCTGCGTCTGGATAATCGACATTAAGATGCAACAAAAATCGGTCAAGCTGGGCTTCTGGAAGGGGATAAGTACCTTCTTGCTCAATCGGGTTTTGTGTTGCCATCACCAAAAACAGCTCTGGGAGCGGATAGGTATTGCGCCCAGCGGTCACTTGCCCTTCCGCCATGGCTTCGAGCATTGCGGCCTGTACTTTGGCCGGAGCTCGGTTGATTTCATCGGCAAGGATCAAATGATTGAAGATAGGGCCAGCTTGAAACTTAAAATCGCCTTTTTCTGGTCGGAAGATATCGGTGCCCGTTAAATCTGCAGGCAAGAGATCGGGGGTAAATTGAATACGATGAAAATTACCCTCGATGCAGTCTGATAGCGCTTTCACTGCTCGTGTTTTAGCAAGGCCAGGAGGCCCTTCGACTAAGATGTGTCCGTCTGCAAGAAGTGCGATGAGTAACTGTTTGACTAATTCAGGTTGGCCAACGATTTGAGACTGTAAATAGTTAGCTAAGGCATCAAAACTACGTTGTTGCATGATTCTACTACTTCGGTTGGTTTGGTTTCTTGGGTCGTAAAAAGCCAAGAAAGTTCCATGGTTAGCGACAAATTAGCAGATGAGGGTGAAAGGCTTGCGTTTCAAGGGAAGTCGCGAGACTTTTCTTGCAGGGATGAAGTGTGATCGTGAAGAAAGATTTTGCTTTAGTTTGGGTTTGTTTGGCCGATATAAGCTATACCCATAAGAATGTAACAAAATATATGTTATATTTTTGCGCTTTTTGTATTGCTTTATCGCGCATTACCCACAATAAGTGATTCTTGTTAAAGGTCCAAATATGATTAATCTTAACTCTTTGAGCATTAAGCAAAAAGTTGTCCTTGGGATAACCTTCGCTGTGCTTGCATCCACCATCATTCTCGGTTTTATGGCGCAAAAACAATCACGTGAAGTGATTAGCCATCGTCTTGTTGATATCGAATTGCCATTGATCTTGAGCCAGATTAACTTGCAAGTTGATAAAGATGTATCGCAACTCTTATCTGCGGCAGAGCAATTAGCGAAGAACGAATTTGTTCGCGAAAGTGTCGTACAAACGGAAAACCCTGAAGGGCAAACGAAGTTGGTGCAGCAACTCAATAACGTCAAAGATCAATATCGCTTGAACGATGCGTCGGTGGCCAATAGAAAAACGGCGTATTACTGGAATCAAAATGGCTTCTTGCGTCAGCTGACTCAATCACAGGATGGTTGGTTTTTCGGCTTCACCAATTCTGGTCAGGCGACGATGGTGAGCATTTTTACCGAAGCCAATGGTGAAGTGAAAATGTTTGCCAACTATCAACACCTATCGGGATTCACCATGTCTGGTGTGTCTAAATCGATGGATGAAATGGTCAGCAAACTGAACAGTTTCAAAATTGAAAAAACGGGTTACGTGTTCCTTGTCGACAGCCAAGGTAACATTCAAATCCACAAAGACAGACAAGCCGTCGGCAAACCTCTTTCTAGCTATGTTGCGGAGAATCCTTCATCGTTGCTAAACAAGCAGCAAGACGTGGTATTTGAAACCGAAGTCGATGGTGAACGTGTTTTCGTCGCGAGTGCTTATGTGCCGTCGATGAACTGGTACGTGGTTGGTATTGTGCCTGTGGATGAAGTCTTTGCGGACCTTGATGCTGCAGCGCAACAAATGCTGATTACGACCTTAGTTGTGGCTGCTGTCTTTATTTTCATGGGAGTGATCCTTGCGAACAGTATTACCAAACCTATCCAACAAATTGCCGAACGTTTCACCGATCTAGGCAAAGGGGATGGCGATCTTGCACAGCGCATTGACATTAAAGGGAAAGATGAAATCGCTCAGCTCTCGATGGGCTTCAATGGATTTATTGAGAAGATTCATACCACGATGAAAGAAGTGGCAGCGACCAGTACCTCGCTCAATAGCGCCGCTGAAACTGTCTCATCGAAGGCGGCAACCACGCACGACAACAGTCAAGAACAGCGAGATCAGACGATTCAAGTGGTGACGGCCATCAATCAGATGGGCGCAACCATCAGCGAAATCGCCTCGAACGCAGCAACGGCTGCTGATACAGCGAATCAAGCCTCTGACAATACTCAACTTGGCCGAGAGGTGGTGACAAAAGCGAAGAACGTCATTTCGCGTCTTGCAGATGATGTCGAAACTACGAGCCAAGTAGTATCGCAGTTAGCGACAACAACACAAGAAATTGGCTCCATTCTTGATGTGATTCGAGATATTTCGGATCAAACCAATTTGCTGGCGTTGAATGCGGCAATCGAAGCGGCTCGTGCGGGCGAGCAAGGTCGCGGCTTTGCAGTTGTTGCTGACGAAGTGCGTAACTTAGCAAGCCGAACGGCAGATTCCACCGAAGAAATTCAAAAGATGATCAACCAATTACAAAGCGACGCCAAAGATGCTGTTTCGGCCATGGACGCAGGTAAAGCGGTCACCTTTGAGGGTGTTGGCGCGACAGACGAAGCGGTTAATGTGCTGATGAGTATCTCTGAGCGTATTGCTGATATTTCAGATCGCAATACACAAGTGGCGACTGCAACGGAAGAGCAATCTACCGTGGTTCATACCATTAATCAGAATATAGAAGAAATCAATGCCATCAATGAAGTAACGACAAGCACAGCAGAAGAGTTGGCCGATGCAAGCCAAGAGCTGCGTGAGTTGTCGCGTCGTCTCGATAGTATGGTGGGTAGCTTCAAACTGTAAACTTAGGTAGAATCCTTCACAGTTTTGACATTTTTAGGTAAGTGAAAATGAGTGATTTTGAAAAAGAATTGCAGATGATGTCTGAAGAGGCCAGTCAAGAGCCGGAAGTGAAATTGCCGTCGATTGAAGAGCAAAAGCAGATTGCTGCTGAGCTTAAGCGACTGGAAGCTGAAGGAAAACTGACTCCTGAAGTATTAGAGCATTACTTTGGTAAATATGCTCAAAAAGGTGAAACACCGATTCACTAACCCCCTCAAAATTAAGGGAAGCGAAAGCTTCCCTTTTTCATGCTTTTCATACTATTGCCCGTTACTTTATCTCAGACTTTTGCTTTACTCGGTCTTTTTTTCATACTTGACTTTATTGGCTGTGAGCCTAAATTTTATGCTCAGCTAAATTGATGAATAAAGGGCTGTGGGGAGCATGGAGAGTCAAAACAAGGAAGTGATATTGATTACGGAAGACAGTCTGCAATCCTCACTGCTAAAAGAAATTCTTGAGAAAAAACTCAATATGGTCGTTCATTTGCTCACTCCTAAAGAGTTAGATGAACGAACGACGAGTTATTCTTCGATCAAGGCAATTCTTGTGGATTATAGTGTTGTTGAAGAGGATTTTTATTCTTCATATTTGAATTTTATAGATGAAAACTTTTCGGAAGTCCAAGAGGTTCTGATTAATTGCCAAAATAATATTAGTATTGAAGAATTATGTATTTGGCGTTCTTTGACTGGAATATTTTATTTATCTGATGATATTAGTACTTTAGAACTAGGAATTGACAGAATCCTGTCGGGTGATATGTGGTTTAGTCGTAAAATATCACAAGAATTTATTTCAACTTTGCGTCAGCACAGTAAACCTATCTCAAAAAACGTATCTACAAAGCTGACTAAACGAGAACAGCAAATAATAACCCTCTTGTCACTGGGGAATTCAAATCAGCAAATTGCACGCAAGCTTTTTGTTAGAGAAAACACAGTGAAAACGCATTTACACAACATCTTTAAAAAGATTGATGTTAAAAATAGAGTTCAAGCTCTAATTTGGGCTAAGGAACATCTTTCTCCCACATCTTCTACGATCTAATCCCGCCGACTAATCACAAAAATATACCATTCCTGATATCAATGTATCACATATGAGATGAATAAATTTTAGATTCACTTTTACTTAATTAGTATTTTAAAAGTGAATAAAACAGCCTTAAAGTTGTCTCTAGCACTTTGCGATTAGCTGAGTGCTTCTTAAAACAAAAATAGTATGAAGTATAAAATTTTAGAATGAGACGTTTCAGTATGGGTTGTAATATGGCAGACACAACGATTGTATTAGTCACTCAACAAAGCCTTCAGAGTGAGAATCTAAAAAATATTCTGATGGCTGAAACTGGGATGACAATTGAAATTCTTGATGCAAAGAAACCAATCTCGAAAGAGAGAATAAATGCTGAAAGTATTCTGCTTGTTGATCTCTCTGTAGATATATCAATGGATAATATTGACATTATTAAAAATAGGAGTGATCTGAGAGGGACAATACTTCTGAATCTACTGGAAGACTTAGAGCCGGAAGAGTTGATCAAATGGCCTTACATTAAAGGTGTATTTGGTGCAAAAGACAACATAGAGAAGCTGTGTCGCGGGATTGAAGCGATCGCTCGAGGGGATAATTGGCTCCCGAGACGATTAATGATGCAACTTATCTCATATTATGAAGAAAAAGGTGGAGCGAAGAAGGAAGAGCCACAGCTAGATATCGAGCTAACCAGACGAGAAATTCAAGTATTACAATTTCTTAAGGCAGGTGGTTCGAATATGGAAATTGCGGATTCTCTTTTTATCAGCGAACACACGATTAAATCTCATCTTTATAATATTTTCCGCAAGATTGATGTAAAAAACCGGACACAGGCAACTGCGTGGGCAAAACGGAATTTATAAAACCGCCTGGCCACTATTTCTATAGGTTATCGAGTTCTACAGGTTACCTAGCATTATTAACCATACAGAGTACTAGCAATAACTGTTTGTTTTATCATGGATAAGCGTTGAAAAGTATGAGCCTGATTATTGATTCCTTATTCGCTGAGTGAAAACTCAACCGAAAATCAAACTCATATAGAGCATGAGCTTTCATATACTTCTGATGTCTTGAAGTAGTGAAGTCAGATGTTGTTTAACGATAACGTTCTATATCCAATAATGGAATCAAAAGAGGGATAAAAAAATGGCTGTTTATTCTGGAACTGCAGATGTAGATGTTCTTAGTAACTATACTGGTAGTGATGACAAGTTCGTAGGACATGGTGATAACGACAATATCGTTGGTGGCGGCGGTAATGATCTAATTATCGGCGGGGCTGGCGATGATAGATTAGTGGGTGGACGAGGCGATGACATTCTCAAAGCTGGACTAGGGGATGACTATCTTGGCGGCGGATCAGGGGATGACTTATTACTTGGTCTTTATGGTAACAACCATATGAATGGTGGCCTAGATAACGATGTTTTGGTTGCTGGCTCTGGTGACAATATTTTGATCGGTGGCCAAGGTGCCGACAAATTTATTTTTACCGATAAGTTTGACGGGCACGGTACAGCTAAGGTGGTGGATTTCACTATCGGTGAGGACACAGTGCGTATAGACAGTGCCACGATTCACTCATTGGATGATCTATCAGTAAGCTATGATGCAGTGGGTAACCTAGTTCTTTCCGATGGTGGAGCATTTACCGTGAAGTTGATTGGTGTGACAGAAGCAGATTTTGTCGCTCATGCGGATGACATGTTCCAATTCTAAATTAGAGATAAATAGTGCTACGTTTTGCGTAGCACTACTTCTAGGTGGGTAGTAATTTGCAAAATTCCGCGTTTAAGGAAGTGAAGAAGAAACTAAGAACACTATTTGTTTGGTCACTTTTTTTTAGTTTTTTTATCAATATTCTTGTACTTTCTATACCCATTTACATGCTTCAAATTTACAACCGAGTGATTTCGTCATACTCCGTTGACACATTGGTTTTGCTGACCGTCATTGTTCTGTTGGCTTTATTCACTATGTCTGCGCTTGAAGTGGTACGGGCACATATTAGCAAACGCTTTGGCTTTTGGATTGATAACCGTCTCTCTAGCCAAATGTTAAGACAAACAGTTCATTTTAAAACACACACCGGGCGTAATTATACTGCGCAGGTGTTGAGAGATTTACAGACGCTTAAATCTTTTTTTAGTGGTTCCTCTCTTTATCCTTTGCTTGACGCACCTTGGACACCTCTGTTCGTTTTCTTCGTTTATATGCTGCATCCTATCCTAGGACAAATCGCTTTAGGGGGCGCCATTACTCTATTGTCCTTAGGCTTATTTAATGAATTTGCGATTCGTAAAGCGGCACTCGATAGTGATAACCGAGCGGTTAACGCCATCGCTAACGCAGAAACTGCGGCACAAAATGCCGATTCCATGCTGGCGATGGGGATGATGAATGACTATCTCAGGAATTGGTATCAGTACAATCAGCAAACGCAAGTGGTTGAAGATAATGCGGTAAGTCGTTCGATCCTTATTGCCAATATTTCTAAGTTCATTCGTAGTGGCCTACAAATTTTACTTCTAGGTGGCGGGGCATGGTTAGTGATTGAGCATGAAATAACCGCAGGTGCCATGATTGCTGCCTCAATTTTGATGGGAAGAGCCCTCTCCCCAATGGAGCAAGCGATTACGACTTGGCGCTCGGCATCCCTCGCTAAAAGTGCTTATGGTCGATTGAAAGAAATCAGTGACAAAGTTCAAGTTGATGAACTCAATATGCCATTGCCCAGACCCAGAGGGCATTTCGAGTTAGCTAACGTTTCTTATCGTCATCCCGGCGTTGCTGAGCCAGTTCTCTCTGGCGCTCAATTTTCCATTCCTCCTGGTTGTGCGGTTGGTATTATCGGCCCTTCGGGCACAGGGAAATCAACGCTGGCTAAGTTGTTGGTCGGTAATATCAAGCCCTTAGCAGGAAAGGTGACCTTAGATGGAATGGATGTTTCTCTCTGGGCATCAGAAGATTTGGGAAGGCATGTAGGATACTTGTCTCAAGAAATAGAGTTATTCCCTGGAACCATCAGAGAAAATATCGCCCGACTCAAAATAGAGCAGCCAGAAAAAGTAATACGGGCCGCTCAATTGGCGGGTTGCCATGAAATGATACTCAAGAAGCCAAAAGGTTACGATTTTGAGATAGGAGAAGGCGGGAGAGGATTATCTGGTGGAGAACGGCAGAGAGTTGCGTTGGCGAGAGCCATCTATGATGACCCATCGGTCGTGATATTGGACGAAGCGAATTCAAACCTGGATGGTGAAGGAGAAGCGGCGTATCAAAATGTTATTACTCACTTAAAAAATCAAAAAGCCACTGTGATCGTTATTGCTCATAATCCGAGCACGATGAGAAATATGGATCGTCTGCTCTATCTCTCTGAAGGCCGAGTTAAGCTGTATGGCGAAAAGAACGAAGTACTGAAGCGTTTGATGGGATCGAGTCAAACAGACATTCCGAGGGTCAATCATGGCTAATCAAATAACGGAGAGAAATGGTGAGACGTTAGATATTGTAGAACGTTTTTCACCACAAGATACTCTGAATATCAAAGGACCCATTGTTATGGGTTTTTTATCTATTGCACTATTTGGCGGTGGTATTGGCTACTGGGCGGCAACAGCAAAACTCGAAAGTGCTGCCATCGCCTATGGTGATTTATCCGTAAGCAGTCAACGCCAGGCAATTCAACATCTTGAAGGTGGCATTGTTGAACGCTTAATGATCCAAGAAGGGGATTATGTTGAGAAAGGCCAGCTCCTAATACAGCTTTCTGAACAGCAATCTTTGTCGCGTTTAGAATCTCTTAAAGGACGGTTTGTCCATGCCGTCGCAAAAGAGAGTCGTTTAAAAGCAGAGTTTAATAATACGAGTGAGATTGTCTGGGAAAGTGATCTCGAGAAAATGGCAATCTCAAATACATTGCTGGAAGCACAGCAAATTCAAAAAAAGATTTTTGAGGCGAGAGCCCGTTACTTCGAAAGTAAACTCAACATCGTTCATCAGACGATTTCTGGTGCAAAGTTGGAGCTCAATAATTTGAAGCAAACCAAAAAAATTGAGCGGGAAAGACTTTCGTTAATCGAAGAAGAAATCCTGAGTAATCAGACATTAGTAAAACAGGGGTTTTCTGGTAAATCAACGTTGCTGCAGTTGAAAAGATTAGCAACTGAAGTAAGAAGTACCTTGAGTCAACTTGATAGACAAACGTTAACGGTACAAAAACGCATTGATGAAAACCAATCCCGTTTAGAGGAAATGGCACTCGAGCGAATCAACGAAGTGGTCGTTGAGTTGAGAGAGGCACAAAATGAAATTGTCTCTATTCGAGAAGAGTATCGTGTGGCTCAAGATATATATAAACGCACCGGGATACGCGCGCCAATTTCAGGCAAGGTAGTGAATATGAAAGTATTCACCGAACAAGGTGTGATTCGTAGCGGTGAAACGTTACTAGAATTGGTTCCTGACGATGACAGCTTAATCGTGGAAGCGAGAGTCAGTCCTCAAGATATCGATCTTATCTCTCCAGGTTTAGATGCCAGAGTGCGACTTACGGCACTCAATGCGCGTATTCAGGAACCACTCAATGGTAAGGTACTGACGGTTTCGGCGGACAAACTGTCTGAACAAAATAAAGAAGACTACTATTTAGCGAGAATTGCGTTGAATGACCAAGATGCTCAGCAGCATCAGTTAACGGCAGGAATGAATGCGGAAGTGCTTATTTTATCTCGGCCACGGACGCCAATCAGCTATCTTCTCAAACCGATTACAGAAAGTTTTAATCGTGCTTTTAGGGAAGAGTAATGGAGTGAGCTCGAATGATTACTGATGTATCGAGATGTGGTCGGTGAGTGTTAGGAGAAGTGAGTGAGGAAAGGAGAACTCAGTTTCTCCTTTTTTATTGTCATTGAATCGTATTTGGCTGCAATGGCGATGTCTTGCTGCGAGATCGAGCCACACAGTAGGCGACGTTTATTAGAGAACCTAATGCTGCTTGAGCAAAGGTTTAAACTTAAACAGATAAAGACGAGCCAGAAGATAGCCTGTCGTAATTCCAAACCAGTTTGTCATCATATCGGATGTCGAAAACGTACGATGACTTAAAAACAGTTGTGAGAGCTCATCGAGTGACACAATAAAAAGCAACAAGACTAGCAGTCGAATTGCAAAGATATCATTGGATATGGCTTTACACATTGAAGGGAAAGCGAGAACTGCCAT encodes:
- a CDS encoding vWA domain-containing protein — encoded protein: MADGFEFLWWWAFLLLPLPFLAYQWLPQLSDKNTLRLAYLPKEVEAAGVKNKFSKLVTLLIWCSLIVASARPVWFGEPIEHFPEYRDLMLVVDLSGSMQQADILQDGDYIDRLSAVKNVVTQFIEQRQGDRLGLVLFADHAYLQTPLTADRQTVANQLNQTIIGLIGQKTAIGDGLALATKTFVDSEAPQRVVILLSDGSNTAGTLDPIEAANIAKKYGVKIYTIGIGAGEMEVKQFFMTRKVNTSADLDEKTLTKVATMTGGQYFRARDAQELQTIYQAINQLEPVSKDAQVWRPQQEWFVYPLSFAFVLSILLFVLRRNHV
- a CDS encoding DUF4381 domain-containing protein, translated to MTTNSTPLELQPLILPAVPSWFPLAWGWWASFASVVVALLLLTAFFLWRKKRLKAKRAALKLFVKPITPHTPSSAIELLRQAALCYYPREAIASLHGEQWYQFLDLQLGETRFSDKMPLWQAALYQNKHGEHDSELVNDCLVWVEKALPPKRGMRG
- a CDS encoding DUF58 domain-containing protein, with product MTPVTLPPHCNGVALSLEELLYYQSQALRWIPPARSVWSHLNGGHASRVRGRGMDFEEVRQYQQGDDIRSIDWRVTARTGKAHTKLFSEDKEQAVILYLDLNNSMFFGSRYVYKSVQAAHLASVILWTTLAKKDRFGAMIDDGKTLFEHKPSALVRNGLAFLNQLTQRHNEQLGRATESRLPFSQSIERLKRMSPKGCEIIFISDFIKMNEQELNQITQLRQHNNLRLVQLYDPLEQGETRYQGSVLASDGQHSRWFDFGSKKQKLALKNNFDQHQQSLRLLSYRNGIPFSTLSSAESLINQLSV
- a CDS encoding AAA family ATPase gives rise to the protein MQQRSFDALANYLQSQIVGQPELVKQLLIALLADGHILVEGPPGLAKTRAVKALSDCIEGNFHRIQFTPDLLPADLTGTDIFRPEKGDFKFQAGPIFNHLILADEINRAPAKVQAAMLEAMAEGQVTAGRNTYPLPELFLVMATQNPIEQEGTYPLPEAQLDRFLLHLNVDYPDAAHELAILRINRGEAKGEQTPEKPLLTQQEIFSARQEVLNIQMAESLEHYLVRLVMATRQPSHYNAELAEWISMGVSPRATIALDRCARAYAWLDGRDYVTPGDIQTMAYPVLRHRLLLSYRAQAEGISANQVIDKLISLVGSA
- a CDS encoding methyl-accepting chemotaxis protein, which gives rise to MINLNSLSIKQKVVLGITFAVLASTIILGFMAQKQSREVISHRLVDIELPLILSQINLQVDKDVSQLLSAAEQLAKNEFVRESVVQTENPEGQTKLVQQLNNVKDQYRLNDASVANRKTAYYWNQNGFLRQLTQSQDGWFFGFTNSGQATMVSIFTEANGEVKMFANYQHLSGFTMSGVSKSMDEMVSKLNSFKIEKTGYVFLVDSQGNIQIHKDRQAVGKPLSSYVAENPSSLLNKQQDVVFETEVDGERVFVASAYVPSMNWYVVGIVPVDEVFADLDAAAQQMLITTLVVAAVFIFMGVILANSITKPIQQIAERFTDLGKGDGDLAQRIDIKGKDEIAQLSMGFNGFIEKIHTTMKEVAATSTSLNSAAETVSSKAATTHDNSQEQRDQTIQVVTAINQMGATISEIASNAATAADTANQASDNTQLGREVVTKAKNVISRLADDVETTSQVVSQLATTTQEIGSILDVIRDISDQTNLLALNAAIEAARAGEQGRGFAVVADEVRNLASRTADSTEEIQKMINQLQSDAKDAVSAMDAGKAVTFEGVGATDEAVNVLMSISERIADISDRNTQVATATEEQSTVVHTINQNIEEINAINEVTTSTAEELADASQELRELSRRLDSMVGSFKL
- a CDS encoding LuxR C-terminal-related transcriptional regulator, whose translation is MESQNKEVILITEDSLQSSLLKEILEKKLNMVVHLLTPKELDERTTSYSSIKAILVDYSVVEEDFYSSYLNFIDENFSEVQEVLINCQNNISIEELCIWRSLTGIFYLSDDISTLELGIDRILSGDMWFSRKISQEFISTLRQHSKPISKNVSTKLTKREQQIITLLSLGNSNQQIARKLFVRENTVKTHLHNIFKKIDVKNRVQALIWAKEHLSPTSSTI
- a CDS encoding LuxR C-terminal-related transcriptional regulator, whose product is MRRFSMGCNMADTTIVLVTQQSLQSENLKNILMAETGMTIEILDAKKPISKERINAESILLVDLSVDISMDNIDIIKNRSDLRGTILLNLLEDLEPEELIKWPYIKGVFGAKDNIEKLCRGIEAIARGDNWLPRRLMMQLISYYEEKGGAKKEEPQLDIELTRREIQVLQFLKAGGSNMEIADSLFISEHTIKSHLYNIFRKIDVKNRTQATAWAKRNL
- the cabA gene encoding biofilm matrix calcium-binding repeat protein CabA — translated: MAVYSGTADVDVLSNYTGSDDKFVGHGDNDNIVGGGGNDLIIGGAGDDRLVGGRGDDILKAGLGDDYLGGGSGDDLLLGLYGNNHMNGGLDNDVLVAGSGDNILIGGQGADKFIFTDKFDGHGTAKVVDFTIGEDTVRIDSATIHSLDDLSVSYDAVGNLVLSDGGAFTVKLIGVTEADFVAHADDMFQF
- a CDS encoding type I secretion system permease/ATPase, encoding MGSNLQNSAFKEVKKKLRTLFVWSLFFSFFINILVLSIPIYMLQIYNRVISSYSVDTLVLLTVIVLLALFTMSALEVVRAHISKRFGFWIDNRLSSQMLRQTVHFKTHTGRNYTAQVLRDLQTLKSFFSGSSLYPLLDAPWTPLFVFFVYMLHPILGQIALGGAITLLSLGLFNEFAIRKAALDSDNRAVNAIANAETAAQNADSMLAMGMMNDYLRNWYQYNQQTQVVEDNAVSRSILIANISKFIRSGLQILLLGGGAWLVIEHEITAGAMIAASILMGRALSPMEQAITTWRSASLAKSAYGRLKEISDKVQVDELNMPLPRPRGHFELANVSYRHPGVAEPVLSGAQFSIPPGCAVGIIGPSGTGKSTLAKLLVGNIKPLAGKVTLDGMDVSLWASEDLGRHVGYLSQEIELFPGTIRENIARLKIEQPEKVIRAAQLAGCHEMILKKPKGYDFEIGEGGRGLSGGERQRVALARAIYDDPSVVILDEANSNLDGEGEAAYQNVITHLKNQKATVIVIAHNPSTMRNMDRLLYLSEGRVKLYGEKNEVLKRLMGSSQTDIPRVNHG